A window of the Brassica napus cultivar Da-Ae chromosome C5, Da-Ae, whole genome shotgun sequence genome harbors these coding sequences:
- the LOC106431636 gene encoding uncharacterized protein LOC106431636 translates to MRGNNCFVWDEKCEEAFEQLKQYLTTPPVLSKPEVGDTLSLYIAVSSTAVSSVLIREDRGEQRPIFYTSKRMTDPETRYPTLEKMALTVITSARKLRPYFQSHTIDVLMNQPLRTVMQNTNQSRRLSKWAIELSEHDIVFKNRTASKSQVLADFLIELAPELEQDLILPSQNWILHVDGSSTNKGSGAGVQLQSPTGELITQSFSFGFAASNNEAEYEFLIAGLRLAKAVKAKRLSAYCNSPLVTSHFSGDYDARNERIDVYLKIVQALAKDFEFFELTKVPRGENVCADALAALGSRLRDQVKRTIPIHKIDEPSIDLPPNEMTIIAPITEAIPMDQDPEADPTDATDWRTELIDYLADGKLPYEKWIARRLKTRSAHYVVLDGELHLWTATKVLLKCINGEETHLVMAETHEGAA, encoded by the coding sequence ATGCGCGGAAACAATTGTTTCGTCTGGGACGAGAAGTGCGAGGAGGCATTCGAACAACTCAAACAGTATCTTACAACTCCTCCCGTGTTATCCAAACCCGAAGTCGGTGATACGCTCTCTCTCTATATCGCCGTATCCTCGACCGCAGTCAGCAGCGTCCTCATCCGAGAGGATCGAGGAGAGCAGAGGCCTATCTTCTACACGAGCAAGCGAATGACTGACCCAGAAACTCGATACCCCACCCTCGAGAAGATGGCCCTCACCGTTATCACGTCAGCAAGAAAGCTCCGCCCTTACTTCCAGTCGCACACGATTGATGTACTAATGAATCAACCGCTCCGAACTGTAATGCAAAACACAAATCAGTCCAGACGGCTATCGAAGTGGGCTATCGAGCTCAGCGAGCACGACATTGTGTTCAAGAATCGAACAGCTTCAAAATCTCAAGTCCTCGCTGACTTCCTAATCGAGCTCGCGCCAGAACTCGAGCAAGACCTAATCCTTCCAAGTCAAAATTGGAttctccacgtcgacggatcttCGACAAACAAAGGATCAGGAGCTGGGGTCCAGCTGCAATCACCAACAGGAGAACTAATCACGCAGTCGTTTAGCTTCGGCTTCGCCGCTTCGAACAACGAAGCGGAGTACGAGTTCCTGATTGCAGGACTGCGACTCGCTAAGGCAGTCAAGGCAAAACGCCTCAGTGCGTACTGCAACTCGCCACTCGTTACCAGTCATTTCAGTGGAGACTACGATGCCCGCAACGAGCGAATTGATGTATACCTTAAAATCGTTCAAGCACTCGCCAAAGACTTCGAATTCTTCGAACTCACCAAAGTCCCCAGAGGAGAGAACGTGTGTGCTGACGCCCTCGCTGCCCTAGGTAGCAGATTGCGCGATCAAGTGAAACGGACAATTCCTATCCACAAGATCGACGAACCAAGCATCGACCTCCCCCCTAATGAGATGACTATCATAGCACCAATAACCGAAGCCATCCCCATGGACCAAGATCCCGAAGCGGATCCGACCGACGCCACCGACTGGAGGACAGAACTTATTGACTACTTGGCCGATGGGAAGCTACCTTACGAAAAATGGATTGCAAGACGACTCAAGACAAGGAGTGCCCACTACGTTGTCCTGGATGGAGAGCTCCATCTATGGACCGCAACCAAGGTGCTTCTGAAGTGCATCAACGGTGAGGAGACGCACCTTGTCATGGCAGAAACGCATGAAGGCGCCGCATGA